One window of Novosphingobium sp. P6W genomic DNA carries:
- the pspF gene encoding phage shock protein operon transcriptional activator translates to MEREAQFIGQSTAFLDAVERASRAAAVRRPVLVIGERGTGKELIAQRLHHLSPRWGEPLVTLNCAALPETLIEAELFGHEAGAFTGATRARAGRFEEADRGTLFLDELGNLSMAAQERLLRAVEYGEVVRIGSSRAVTVDVRIVAATNANLPRMAAEGTFRADLLDRLSFEVITLPPLRAREGDVYELADFYGRRMASELEWSRWPGFSAAAMAALETYEWPGNVRELRNVVERAVYRWGDENGPVGEVVFDPFASAWAMQGAVEVAALPGPEPELPPAPSGSLRDAVDAHERGLLMESLERLRWNQRKVAGALGLTYDQLRHCLKKHGLHQGRG, encoded by the coding sequence ATGGAGCGAGAAGCCCAATTCATCGGCCAGTCCACGGCCTTCCTCGACGCGGTGGAGCGGGCCAGCCGTGCCGCTGCCGTGCGCCGCCCCGTCCTCGTCATCGGGGAGCGGGGGACCGGCAAGGAACTGATCGCCCAGCGCCTGCACCACCTCAGTCCCCGTTGGGGCGAGCCGCTGGTCACTCTCAACTGCGCGGCGCTGCCTGAAACGCTGATCGAGGCCGAACTGTTTGGTCACGAGGCCGGCGCCTTCACCGGCGCCACCCGCGCGAGGGCGGGGCGCTTCGAGGAGGCGGATCGGGGCACGCTGTTCCTTGACGAACTGGGCAACCTGTCGATGGCGGCGCAGGAACGCCTGCTGCGCGCGGTTGAGTACGGCGAGGTCGTGCGCATCGGTTCTTCGCGCGCGGTGACCGTGGACGTGCGCATCGTTGCCGCCACCAATGCCAACCTGCCGCGCATGGCCGCCGAAGGCACCTTCCGCGCCGACCTGCTCGACCGGCTGAGTTTCGAGGTCATCACCCTGCCGCCACTGCGCGCCCGCGAAGGCGACGTCTACGAACTCGCCGATTTCTATGGCCGCCGCATGGCCAGCGAGCTTGAATGGAGCCGCTGGCCGGGCTTCTCGGCAGCGGCGATGGCGGCGCTGGAAACTTACGAATGGCCAGGCAACGTCCGGGAACTGCGCAACGTGGTGGAGCGCGCGGTCTACCGCTGGGGTGACGAGAACGGACCTGTAGGCGAGGTAGTCTTCGACCCTTTCGCAAGTGCCTGGGCCATGCAGGGCGCGGTCGAAGTGGCGGCGCTGCCTGGTCCGGAACCGGAATTGCCGCCGGCCCCGTCCGGGTCGCTACGCGATGCGGTGGACGCGCACGAGCGGGGCCTGCTGATGGAATCGCTGGAACGCCTGCGCTGGAACCAGCGCAAGGTCGCGGGCGCTTTGGGGCTCACGTACGATCAGCTTAGGCACTGCCTCAAGAAGCATGGATTGCATCAAGGGCGGGGCTGA
- the rimP gene encoding ribosome maturation protein RimP — MVDIARLTEVIEPEVKALGLDLVRVRVFGKSEVGDDEIALQIMAENPATGQLLLDDCAALSHRISDRMDVLEAAGEMLIEEAYRLEVSSPGIDRPLTRPKDYANWAGHEIKVNLAAPIEGNRKGLHGDLVGIEGEAGAEIVTVADKKSGTVSFPLENVQSARLILTDKLIAASRPLDTSGADDILEEQED; from the coding sequence TTGGTCGATATCGCGCGTCTTACCGAAGTGATCGAACCGGAGGTCAAGGCCTTGGGTCTGGACCTCGTGCGTGTGCGCGTCTTCGGCAAGAGCGAGGTCGGCGACGACGAGATCGCATTGCAGATCATGGCTGAGAACCCGGCAACCGGGCAGCTCCTGCTTGACGATTGCGCGGCACTTTCGCACCGCATCTCCGACCGGATGGACGTGTTGGAAGCCGCCGGTGAAATGCTGATCGAAGAGGCGTATCGCCTCGAAGTCAGCTCGCCGGGGATCGATCGTCCGCTGACCCGTCCCAAGGATTACGCCAACTGGGCCGGACACGAGATCAAGGTCAACCTGGCCGCCCCGATCGAAGGCAACCGCAAGGGCCTCCACGGCGATCTTGTCGGCATAGAGGGTGAAGCGGGCGCCGAGATCGTCACGGTTGCGGATAAAAAGTCCGGCACCGTCAGCTTCCCGCTGGAAAACGTACAATCGGCTCGGCTTATCCTTACCGACAAGCTGATCGCAGCAAGCCGCCCGCTGGATACCAGCGGCGCAGACGACATTCTTGAGGAACAGGAAGACTAA
- the nusA gene encoding transcription termination factor NusA: protein MASAISANRAELLAIANSVASEKMIDKSIVIEAMEEAIQKSARNRYGAENDIRAKLDPRTGDLRLWRVVEVVEEVEDYFKQVDLKQAEKLQKGAAIGDFIVDPLPPVDLGRIDAQSAKQVIFQKVRDAERDRQFEEFKDRAGEVITGVIKSVEFGHVIVNLGRAEGVIRRDQQIPREAARVGERVRALVMRVERQNRGPQIFLSRAHPDFMKKLFAQEVPEIYDGVIEIKAAARDPGSRAKIGVISNDSSIDPVGACVGMKGSRVQAVVQELQGEKIDIIPWSEDTATFVVNALQPATVSRVVIDEEESRIEVVVPDDQLSLAIGRRGQNVRLASQLTGSQIDIMTEAESSEKRQKEFVERSKMFEEELDVDETLSQLLVAEGFSELEEVAYIDINELAAIEGFDEELGEELQSRALEALERREEASREARRGLGVEDALAELPHLTEAMLVVLGKAGIKTLDDLADLATDELIAKKRTEQRRRDGTVNRRAARDEDKGGVLGEYGLNEEQGNEIIMAARAHWFDEEPQAEEAADADSSQ from the coding sequence ATGGCCAGTGCGATTTCCGCCAACCGCGCCGAGCTTCTCGCGATCGCGAATTCCGTCGCATCGGAGAAGATGATCGACAAGTCGATCGTCATCGAGGCGATGGAAGAAGCCATCCAGAAGTCGGCTCGCAACCGTTACGGCGCCGAAAACGACATCCGCGCGAAGCTCGATCCGCGCACCGGCGACCTGCGCCTGTGGCGCGTCGTCGAGGTCGTCGAAGAGGTTGAGGACTACTTCAAGCAGGTCGACCTCAAGCAGGCCGAAAAGCTGCAGAAGGGCGCCGCCATCGGCGACTTCATCGTCGACCCGCTGCCTCCGGTGGACCTTGGCCGTATCGACGCGCAGTCGGCCAAGCAGGTGATCTTCCAGAAGGTCCGCGACGCCGAGCGTGACCGTCAGTTCGAAGAATTCAAGGACCGCGCCGGCGAAGTCATCACCGGCGTCATCAAGTCGGTCGAGTTCGGCCACGTGATCGTCAACCTCGGCCGCGCCGAGGGCGTGATCCGCCGCGACCAGCAGATCCCCCGCGAAGCCGCCCGCGTCGGCGAGCGCGTTCGCGCGCTGGTGATGCGTGTCGAGCGCCAGAACCGCGGTCCGCAGATCTTCCTTTCCCGCGCTCACCCGGACTTCATGAAGAAGCTCTTCGCGCAGGAAGTCCCTGAAATCTATGACGGCGTCATCGAGATCAAGGCCGCTGCCCGCGATCCGGGTTCGCGCGCCAAGATCGGCGTCATCAGCAACGACAGCTCGATCGATCCGGTCGGTGCCTGCGTCGGTATGAAGGGCAGCCGCGTTCAGGCCGTCGTGCAGGAACTGCAGGGCGAGAAGATCGACATCATCCCCTGGAGCGAGGACACCGCGACGTTCGTGGTCAACGCGCTCCAGCCCGCGACCGTCAGCCGCGTCGTCATCGACGAGGAAGAAAGCCGCATCGAAGTCGTCGTGCCCGATGACCAGCTTTCGCTGGCGATCGGCCGCCGCGGCCAGAACGTGCGTCTGGCCTCGCAGCTGACCGGCTCGCAGATCGACATCATGACCGAGGCGGAATCCTCGGAGAAGCGCCAGAAGGAATTCGTCGAGCGCTCGAAGATGTTCGAGGAAGAGCTGGACGTCGACGAGACCCTTTCGCAGCTGCTGGTGGCCGAAGGCTTCAGCGAGCTGGAGGAAGTGGCCTACATCGACATCAACGAGCTGGCCGCGATCGAAGGCTTCGACGAGGAACTCGGCGAGGAACTGCAGAGCCGTGCGCTCGAAGCGCTTGAGCGCCGCGAAGAAGCGAGCCGCGAGGCCCGCCGTGGTCTTGGCGTCGAAGACGCGCTGGCGGAACTGCCGCACCTCACCGAAGCCATGCTGGTCGTGCTGGGCAAGGCGGGCATCAAGACCCTCGACGACCTGGCCGATCTCGCCACCGACGAACTGATCGCCAAGAAGCGCACCGAGCAGCGCCGCCGTGACGGCACCGTCAATCGCCGCGCCGCGCGTGACGAAGACAAGGGCGGCGTTTTGGGCGAGTACGGCCTGAACGAAGAACAGGGCAACGAAATCATCATGGCCGCGCGCGCGCACTGGTTCGACGAAGAACCGCAAGCTGAGGAGGCCGCCGATGCGGATTCCTCGCAATGA
- a CDS encoding DUF448 domain-containing protein: MRIPRNERVSSDIDGNAAERTCILSGGKAARDAFVRLAISPDGLVLPDVHARAPGRGAWIGVSRDALEIALSKGKLKGALARAYKGASLSIPEDLADRIENALTRSLTDRLGLELKSGRLLMGSDRIAQNAREGRVEWLAHAADASVDGSRKLDQAWRVGRDEEGSGLRGTRLPLDREALSVALGRDNVVHLALNDRGAATRVASQLQRLLHFQGKVSGEDIAMETGSRETPQGDLSATDMDDGSGAAPAASVTTN, from the coding sequence ATGCGGATTCCTCGCAATGAACGCGTAAGCTCCGACATCGATGGCAACGCGGCGGAGCGGACTTGCATCCTCTCCGGCGGGAAAGCTGCGCGGGACGCATTCGTCCGTCTGGCGATTTCGCCGGACGGTCTGGTGCTCCCGGACGTCCACGCGCGTGCCCCCGGGCGCGGCGCGTGGATCGGCGTTTCTCGCGATGCTCTTGAAATTGCGCTCTCGAAGGGCAAACTTAAGGGAGCGTTGGCGCGCGCCTATAAAGGCGCATCGCTGTCCATTCCCGAAGACCTCGCCGACAGGATCGAAAACGCGCTGACGCGTTCGCTGACCGACCGGCTGGGGCTTGAACTCAAATCGGGCAGGCTGCTCATGGGCTCGGACCGCATCGCGCAAAATGCGCGTGAGGGCCGGGTCGAATGGCTTGCCCATGCCGCCGACGCCAGCGTCGACGGATCGCGCAAGCTCGACCAGGCATGGCGGGTCGGGCGCGACGAAGAAGGATCGGGTCTCAGGGGCACGCGCTTGCCACTGGACCGGGAGGCGCTGTCTGTGGCATTGGGCCGCGACAACGTCGTACACTTGGCGCTGAATGATCGCGGGGCAGCGACGCGAGTCGCATCGCAGCTCCAGCGCCTACTGCATTTCCAGGGTAAGGTTTCGGGCGAAGACATCGCCATGGAAACCGGCAGCCGGGAAACCCCTCAAGGGGACTTGAGCGCGACCGACATGGATGATGGCAGCGGAGCGGCACCGGCCGCCTCCGTTACGACGAACTGA
- the infB gene encoding translation initiation factor IF-2 translates to MSETDNKPTLGRKPLGLKRSVEAGEVKQTFSHGRTNKVVVEVKRRKLIGKPGEGGAVEAAAPEPVAAAPAPAPQRPAPPPVVKRSVPSNETPQERVARLQREAEEDRLSSQEENNRRDQENRVRAMEEEKRRVEDARRAEQEASAPPAPAPAPVAEAPAEPVAAAPVAEAPAAEAAPAPAAETAAPVAEATPAPAPAEAAPAAEAAPVAKAAEPAPAVAAAPEPTPVPAPRAFTPVARRFTPVARPEPRKPEPAAATAAAAGLTAAAATGSTAAATTGAGAAAKRPDAKKGAVAAPARPAQPGERGKAVGGDRRQSGKLTVTRALNDDEGARARSLAALKRAREKERRGSYGGRQQQREKQVRDVIVPDAITVQELANRMAEKGADLVKSLFKLGMMVTVNQTIDHDTAELLVEEFGHNIQRVSESDVDIDTTTDVDAEETLKPRAPVVTIMGHVDHGKTSLLDALRGTDVVRGEAGGITQHMGAYQIKTKGGDLVTFLDTPGHAAFTQMRMRGANVTDIVVLVVAADDGIMPQTVEAINHTKAAGVPMIVAINKCDKPEANPQKVRERLLEHSIVVEDMSGDVQDVEVSAKTGKGLDELIEKILLQAEVMELTANPDREAEATVIEAKLDKGKGPLASVLVNRGTLRVGDILVVGTESGRVRAMLDDKGRQVKEALPSMPVEVLGLSGVPMAGDMLTVVENESRAREVASYRQEQATAKRTATAPTNIETMFSALAAKQSVIEYPVVIKGDVQGSVEAINAALNNLSNDEIKVRILSSGVGAITESDVTLAAASGAPIVGFNVRPNAKARGLLEKTKTTMMYYDIIYELTAEVAKQMAGIWGPERIETVVGRAEVKQVFPAGKKDKAAGLLCTDGYIRKGINARLTRQDVIVSKTVIQSLRRFKDDVDEVRAGLECGVVLADTNDIKPGDMLEVFEVTERERTVG, encoded by the coding sequence ATGAGCGAGACCGACAACAAACCGACCCTGGGCCGCAAGCCGCTTGGGCTTAAGCGCTCGGTGGAAGCGGGTGAGGTCAAGCAGACCTTCAGCCACGGCCGCACCAACAAGGTGGTGGTCGAGGTGAAGCGCCGCAAGCTGATCGGCAAGCCCGGTGAAGGCGGCGCCGTCGAGGCGGCCGCGCCCGAGCCTGTGGCCGCAGCGCCTGCTCCTGCGCCGCAGCGTCCCGCGCCGCCGCCGGTGGTCAAGCGTTCGGTGCCTTCCAATGAGACCCCGCAGGAGCGCGTTGCCCGCCTCCAGCGCGAGGCCGAGGAAGATCGCCTGTCGTCGCAGGAAGAGAACAACCGCCGCGACCAGGAAAACCGCGTCCGCGCGATGGAAGAAGAGAAGCGCCGCGTCGAAGACGCGCGCCGCGCCGAGCAGGAAGCTTCGGCTCCTCCCGCCCCGGCTCCCGCTCCCGTCGCCGAAGCACCGGCTGAGCCGGTTGCTGCCGCGCCTGTCGCAGAAGCACCCGCCGCAGAGGCCGCTCCGGCACCTGCCGCCGAAACCGCTGCGCCCGTGGCCGAAGCAACTCCCGCTCCGGCGCCCGCCGAAGCAGCGCCTGCTGCCGAAGCTGCGCCTGTCGCCAAGGCTGCCGAGCCGGCCCCTGCCGTTGCCGCAGCGCCTGAGCCCACCCCGGTTCCGGCGCCCCGCGCGTTTACCCCGGTTGCCCGCCGCTTCACCCCGGTTGCCCGCCCCGAGCCGCGCAAGCCCGAGCCTGCCGCCGCCACGGCTGCTGCTGCCGGCCTGACCGCTGCCGCCGCGACGGGTTCGACCGCCGCCGCGACGACCGGTGCCGGTGCTGCCGCCAAGCGTCCCGACGCCAAGAAGGGCGCAGTTGCCGCTCCTGCCCGTCCGGCCCAGCCCGGCGAGCGCGGCAAGGCCGTCGGCGGCGATCGCCGGCAGTCCGGCAAGCTGACCGTCACCCGCGCCCTGAACGACGACGAGGGCGCCCGCGCCCGTTCGCTCGCCGCTCTGAAGCGTGCGCGTGAAAAGGAGCGCCGCGGCAGCTACGGCGGCCGCCAGCAGCAGCGCGAGAAACAGGTCCGCGACGTGATCGTGCCTGATGCGATCACCGTCCAGGAACTCGCCAACCGCATGGCCGAGAAGGGCGCCGACCTTGTGAAGTCGCTCTTCAAGCTGGGCATGATGGTCACCGTCAACCAGACGATCGACCATGACACGGCGGAGCTGCTGGTCGAGGAATTCGGCCACAACATCCAGCGCGTCTCGGAAAGCGATGTCGACATCGACACCACGACCGACGTCGACGCCGAGGAAACGCTGAAGCCGCGCGCTCCGGTGGTCACCATCATGGGCCACGTCGATCACGGCAAGACCAGCCTTCTGGACGCCCTTCGCGGCACCGACGTGGTGCGCGGCGAGGCCGGCGGCATCACCCAGCACATGGGCGCCTACCAGATCAAGACCAAGGGCGGCGACCTCGTCACCTTCCTGGATACCCCTGGCCACGCCGCCTTCACGCAGATGCGTATGCGCGGTGCCAACGTCACGGACATCGTGGTGCTGGTGGTTGCGGCCGATGACGGCATCATGCCGCAGACGGTCGAGGCCATCAATCACACCAAGGCCGCAGGCGTGCCGATGATCGTCGCGATCAACAAGTGCGACAAGCCCGAAGCGAACCCGCAGAAGGTGCGTGAGCGTCTGCTCGAGCACTCGATCGTGGTCGAGGACATGTCGGGCGACGTCCAGGACGTGGAAGTTTCGGCCAAGACCGGCAAGGGTCTGGACGAACTGATCGAGAAGATCCTGCTCCAGGCCGAAGTCATGGAACTGACCGCCAACCCCGATCGCGAGGCGGAAGCCACGGTGATCGAGGCCAAGCTCGACAAGGGCAAGGGTCCGCTGGCCAGCGTGCTGGTCAACCGCGGCACCTTGCGCGTCGGCGACATTCTCGTCGTCGGCACCGAGAGCGGCCGTGTTCGTGCCATGCTCGACGACAAGGGTCGTCAGGTGAAGGAAGCCCTGCCGTCCATGCCGGTCGAGGTCCTGGGCCTCAGCGGCGTGCCGATGGCGGGTGACATGCTCACCGTGGTCGAGAACGAGAGCCGTGCGCGCGAAGTCGCGTCCTACCGTCAGGAGCAGGCCACGGCCAAGCGCACCGCGACGGCGCCCACCAACATCGAGACGATGTTCTCGGCGCTGGCCGCCAAGCAGAGCGTCATCGAGTATCCGGTGGTCATCAAGGGCGACGTGCAGGGTTCGGTCGAGGCGATCAACGCCGCGCTCAACAACCTGTCGAACGACGAGATCAAGGTCCGTATCCTCAGCTCGGGCGTCGGTGCGATCACCGAATCCGACGTGACACTGGCGGCCGCCAGCGGCGCGCCGATCGTGGGCTTCAACGTCCGTCCGAACGCCAAGGCGCGCGGCCTGCTCGAGAAGACCAAGACGACGATGATGTACTACGACATCATCTATGAACTGACGGCGGAAGTCGCCAAGCAGATGGCCGGCATCTGGGGTCCGGAGCGGATCGAAACCGTTGTTGGCCGCGCCGAGGTCAAGCAGGTGTTCCCGGCGGGCAAGAAGGACAAGGCGGCTGGTCTGCTTTGCACCGACGGCTACATCCGCAAGGGCATCAACGCCCGTCTCACGCGCCAGGATGTCATCGTTTCCAAGACGGTCATCCAGTCGCTGCGCCGCTTCAAGGACGACGTGGACGAAGTCCGCGCCGGTCTGGAGTGCGGTGTGGTTCTGGCCGACACCAACGACATCAAGCCGGGCGACATGCTCGAAGTGTTCGAAGTCACGGAGCGCGAGCGCACCGTCGGCTGA
- a CDS encoding DUF1697 domain-containing protein, giving the protein MTRYCAFFASINVGGNRLTMADLRYAFEREEFENVETVVASGNVLFDFDERPTDGLEDLFAHMMRDRFDLETFAAVRNRDEVRAAVDENPFTGIGQDHYVHTLFLERQAEQGAFDKLVADHSTRGPEKIALGPRSLYVDYVDGAGSSKLTGAFIERRLGCRATARNVRSLARILAKM; this is encoded by the coding sequence ATGACCCGTTACTGCGCCTTCTTCGCCTCGATCAATGTCGGCGGCAACCGCCTGACGATGGCCGACCTGCGCTATGCCTTCGAGCGGGAGGAATTCGAGAATGTCGAAACCGTGGTCGCCAGCGGTAACGTCCTGTTCGATTTCGACGAGCGGCCCACCGATGGGTTGGAGGACCTGTTCGCCCACATGATGCGCGATCGCTTTGACCTCGAAACGTTCGCGGCGGTGCGCAACCGGGACGAGGTTCGGGCAGCAGTCGACGAGAATCCCTTCACCGGGATCGGGCAGGATCACTACGTCCATACCCTGTTCCTGGAACGGCAGGCCGAACAGGGCGCTTTCGACAAGCTCGTAGCCGACCATTCGACGCGCGGGCCGGAAAAGATCGCGCTGGGGCCGCGCTCGCTCTATGTCGATTATGTCGACGGGGCGGGTTCGTCCAAGCTGACCGGGGCCTTCATCGAACGGCGGCTGGGCTGCCGGGCCACCGCGCGCAACGTGCGGTCGCTGGCGCGTATTCTCGCGAAGATGTAA
- a CDS encoding RcnB family protein — MKKFAAALIAAAMVVPTLAAAPAMAQPMRHDDHRSSKTVATKKVTYKTFRKGERFDRNRARNYQQVDYRRYRNVKAPPRGYHYVRSGNDLLLVGITSGIISAVTTGMFR, encoded by the coding sequence ATGAAGAAGTTTGCCGCAGCCCTGATCGCAGCCGCCATGGTTGTCCCCACCCTTGCCGCAGCACCGGCGATGGCGCAGCCCATGCGCCATGACGACCATCGCTCCAGCAAGACGGTCGCGACCAAGAAGGTCACCTACAAGACCTTCCGCAAGGGCGAGCGGTTCGATCGCAACCGGGCTCGCAATTATCAGCAGGTCGATTATCGCCGGTATCGCAACGTGAAGGCGCCGCCGCGTGGCTATCACTATGTGCGCTCAGGCAACGACCTGCTGCTCGTCGGCATCACCAGCGGGATCATCTCGGCCGTCACGACCGGCATGTTCCGCTGA
- the rbfA gene encoding 30S ribosome-binding factor RbfA — MARNPSTPEQHSVRVLKVGEQVRHVISEILTRQQVHDATLSTHTVSVTEVRMTPDLRQAAVFVKSLLGEDEEVVLKALRTNTAYFQREVAQRLKLKFAAKIQFRADETFDEASRIDALLSDPRVKRDLAAQSEAEAEPDAEPEDD; from the coding sequence ATGGCACGCAATCCCAGCACTCCCGAACAGCACTCCGTCCGCGTCCTCAAGGTGGGCGAGCAAGTGCGCCACGTCATTTCCGAGATTCTGACCCGCCAGCAGGTCCACGATGCGACGCTGAGCACGCATACCGTCTCGGTCACCGAAGTGCGCATGACGCCCGACCTGCGTCAGGCGGCGGTCTTCGTGAAATCCTTGCTGGGCGAGGACGAGGAAGTCGTGCTCAAGGCCCTGCGCACGAATACGGCCTATTTCCAGCGCGAGGTCGCCCAGCGCCTCAAGCTCAAGTTCGCGGCGAAAATCCAGTTCCGCGCCGACGAAACCTTCGACGAGGCGAGCCGTATCGATGCACTGCTGAGCGATCCGCGCGTGAAGCGGGATCTCGCCGCACAGAGCGAAGCCGAAGCTGAACCGGACGCCGAGCCCGAGGACGACTGA
- a CDS encoding DUF1963 domain-containing protein: MKRLIAVMACFTMPAAVAFYVALAPFGGALSPLDAGAERISAALGQSNVIPALLVLGLVLALVAAFALRRREDHTGGEGEPGAPPAWTPEPLPTSGNLATAPEPEAHPDARIANLRRRAFSGSQAPAEAAPLPEAPAPFPVSPFPASPFPEQAQALPAPVILVRKPRERTRDWFADSSWLGGLPRLGGMAWPRGTDGLPLPFIAQIDLVELAFACPDTPLPRTGSLAFFLGAGAVVPVPEGAHDFTDPPHDLAPAFEEGGYPFPATVNRLTRWFFPFWPVQLLALDLPETLRDYHDTLREAAIEQAMAVQLDRHAPLRDHPFYAAGVGAPVEALWWHSVIHLADQLHEALAACARPLAAHRAALDQKRAAFEQLRRDPQAGPDALEHAQEAADYLADELGAMEEQSAALPEMVEALDQFVAGRDPWQQLEPAELDIVADILAEVHERFGELVRYHAPGSLAQLATLSLRAMVSGPPETFAALPDDVLARINRDYRLPPVDQHQMFGLPASRLGARSHPRSDLLLLQLGYDDMMEWCWSEAGLYQFWISAEDAAAGNWNAATLTFESD, from the coding sequence ATGAAGAGACTGATCGCGGTGATGGCCTGTTTCACGATGCCTGCGGCCGTGGCCTTCTATGTGGCGCTGGCACCGTTCGGAGGGGCCCTGTCCCCTCTCGACGCGGGTGCGGAGCGGATTTCCGCCGCGCTGGGGCAAAGCAACGTCATTCCGGCATTGCTGGTACTGGGCTTGGTGCTGGCCTTGGTCGCCGCTTTCGCCCTGCGCCGCCGCGAAGATCACACGGGGGGCGAGGGTGAGCCCGGCGCCCCGCCCGCCTGGACGCCTGAGCCGCTACCCACCTCCGGGAACCTCGCTACGGCGCCGGAGCCGGAGGCACACCCCGATGCCCGGATCGCCAATTTGCGCCGCCGCGCCTTCTCCGGCAGCCAGGCGCCTGCCGAAGCCGCGCCTTTGCCGGAAGCGCCCGCACCGTTCCCGGTTTCTCCGTTCCCGGCCTCCCCGTTCCCGGAACAGGCGCAGGCCCTGCCTGCCCCCGTCATTCTCGTGCGCAAGCCGCGCGAGCGTACCCGCGACTGGTTCGCCGACAGTAGCTGGCTGGGCGGCCTGCCCCGCCTCGGCGGCATGGCCTGGCCGCGCGGCACGGACGGACTGCCGCTGCCCTTCATCGCCCAGATCGATCTGGTCGAACTGGCCTTCGCCTGCCCGGACACCCCGCTGCCGCGCACCGGCTCGCTGGCCTTTTTCCTAGGCGCCGGCGCGGTTGTCCCGGTGCCTGAGGGCGCGCACGACTTCACCGATCCGCCGCATGACCTGGCCCCCGCCTTCGAGGAGGGCGGCTATCCCTTCCCGGCCACGGTAAACCGCCTGACCCGCTGGTTTTTCCCGTTCTGGCCGGTGCAGCTGCTCGCGCTCGATCTCCCCGAAACCCTGCGCGATTATCACGATACCTTGCGCGAAGCTGCGATCGAGCAGGCCATGGCCGTGCAGCTTGACCGCCACGCCCCGCTTCGCGATCACCCCTTCTATGCCGCAGGTGTCGGTGCGCCCGTGGAAGCACTGTGGTGGCATTCGGTGATCCACCTCGCCGACCAGCTTCACGAAGCGCTCGCGGCCTGCGCGCGGCCCCTGGCGGCCCACCGCGCCGCGCTCGACCAGAAGCGGGCGGCGTTCGAACAGCTGCGCCGCGATCCGCAGGCAGGGCCAGATGCGCTCGAACATGCGCAGGAGGCGGCGGACTATCTCGCCGACGAACTGGGCGCGATGGAGGAACAATCCGCCGCGCTTCCCGAGATGGTGGAGGCGCTGGACCAGTTCGTCGCCGGGCGCGATCCCTGGCAGCAGCTTGAACCGGCGGAACTGGACATCGTCGCGGATATCCTGGCCGAAGTGCATGAACGCTTCGGCGAACTGGTGCGCTATCATGCGCCCGGATCGTTGGCGCAACTGGCCACGCTTTCGCTACGGGCCATGGTCTCCGGCCCGCCCGAGACCTTTGCGGCCTTGCCTGACGACGTTCTGGCCCGCATCAACCGCGATTACCGCCTGCCCCCGGTCGACCAGCATCAGATGTTCGGCCTTCCCGCCAGCCGTCTCGGCGCGCGCAGTCACCCTCGCAGCGACCTCCTGCTGCTGCAGTTGGGCTACGACGACATGATGGAATGGTGCTGGAGCGAGGCCGGGCTCTACCAGTTCTGGATCAGCGCCGAGGACGCGGCTGCCGGGAACTGGAACGCGGCGACGCTGACTTTCGAAAGCGACTGA